Genomic window (Pseudochaenichthys georgianus unplaced genomic scaffold, fPseGeo1.2 scaffold_1431_arrow_ctg1, whole genome shotgun sequence):
agattaaattaattttgtgactataacacgaaatgctgtgagacCGGGTTAACACACATATTAAGAGAGGAAACAGACCTTACACTTCTTTGCTTTGCTTCCCATCAGGAGAATCGTCGGTCGGAGAGAGCTGAGATCCACAGGGTCCGAACGGAGAGGGAGAAGGACCGACAGAACAGGATCGCGGTAAAACGCACActcatactcacacacacacacacacacacacacacacacacacacacacacacacacacacacacacacacacacacacacacacacacacacacacacacacacacacacacacacacacacacacacacacacacacgtatcacACGCAGGTATGTAACTTCACTGGGCAGGAGTAAAGCTCAAAGTGTTGAGCTAGCTTCTAAAGGTATGTAAAActagtttaaaatataaatcatGGGGAAAGCTACTCAAAAAAGATCTGCAGGAATGACTCCCCCTCGTCTGGAGGTCAAtggttttctgaatgtgttttggttcctttatagcccaacattagcctcctttagcttagcggtggtgacgtgaagtcatgtgaccgtgctgtagttcctttatagcccaacattagcctgctttagcttagcggtggtgacgtgaagtcatgtgaccgtgctgtagttcctttatagcccaacattagcctcctttagcttagcggtggtgacgtgaagtcatgtgaccgtgctgtagttcctttatagcccaacattagcctcctttagcttagcggtggtgacgtgaagtcatgtgaccgtgctgtagttcctttatagcccaacattagccacctttagcttagcggtggtgacgtgaagtcatgtgaccgtgctgtagttcctttatagcccaacattagcctcctttagcttagcggtggagacgtgaagtcatgtgaccgtgctgtagttccttaatagcccaacattagcctcctttagcttagcggtggtgacgtgaagtcatgtgaccgtgctgtagttcctttatagcccaacattagcctcctttagcttagcggtggtgacgtgaagtcatgtgaccgtgctgtagttccttaatagcccaacattagcctcctttagcttagcggtggtgacgtgaagtcatgtgaccgtgctgtagttcctttatagcccgacattagcctcctttatcttagcggtggtgacgtgaagtcatgtgaccgcgctgtagttcctttatagcccaacattagccacctttagcttagcggtggtgacgtgaagtcatgtgaccgtgctgtagttcctttatagcccgacattagcctcctttagcttagcggtggagacgtgaagtcatgtgtccgtgctgtagttcctttatagcccgacattagccgcctttagcttagcggtggtgacgtgaagtcatgtgaccgtgctgtagttcctttatagcccaacattagccgcctttagcttagcggtggtgacgtgaagtcatgtgaccgtgctgtagttcctttatagcccaacattagccgcctttagcttagcggtggtgacgtgaagtcatgtgaccgtgctgtagttcctctatagcccaacattagccgcctttagcttagcggtggtgacgtgaagtcatgtgaccgtgctgtagttcctttatagcccaacattagccgcctttagcttagcggtggtgacgtgaagtcatgtgtccgtgctgtagttcctttatagcccaacattagccgcctttagcttagcgtatGCTTTTCTTTATCACTTTTCTGGGTCTTCATCAGGATGAACGTAACAGAAAAGAGGAAGACGAAGCCAAGAAGAAGGCAGTTGATGATCTCAAGAAGAAGAAAGTGCTCTCTGGCATGGGAAACTTTGGAGGCTTCCTGGCAAAGGTCTGTTGCTGTTCTCAGTATTATATCATAATATAAcaatgatgatgaagatgaagaaATAAAAATACTGATGGTGACTGTGTGTTTTGAGCCAGGCAGAGACGAGGAAGGGGAAGCGTCTGACGGGTCTAGAGATCAAGAAGAAGACTCTGGGCGAGAGACGAAAGACGCTAAATGTTGAGACCATGAGGGAGGACGCACTCAAGTGAGTCGTCTTTTATTTATCATCTGATAAAACAGTGACATAAAGACCCCTTCATTCTTATCTTGTTCACTTCCATTAGTTTAATCACTAATCTAAGTACAATCAcaagatgttcaggtgtatatcagtatgtagtgtctctactttaaagagtcctctcctgctgatgttcaggtgtaaatcagtatgtagtgtctctactttaaagagtcctctcctgctgatgttcaggtgtatatcagtatgtagtgtctctactttaaagagtcctctcctgctgatgttcaggtgtatatcagtatgtagtgtctctactttaaagagtcctctcctgctgatgttcaggtgtatatcagtatgtagtgtctctactttaaagagtcctctcctgctgatgttctggtgtatatcatAGGGTGACCAGACGTCCCGGTTTGTAGTGGCCTGTCCCCGGTTgaaactgtccccggaaatgtccccATTTTTTAATATGCGTTAAAAACACATATCAAGGTGAAACAAAACGTTTCATGTCACTGGGTAAACAGACTGTGGTcgagccagcccgcacgttgtaTTGCAGTGCGCGAATATCCTCTGCATTACGGTAGAGGCctgtaaaaactgccttcaaaataaaagcgtttactcggtcaataacaaatatacctaaaaaacacaccaaacatattcatatatactggagcttaaattaagaaaGATGTACGATATAATGTGATGAATAAtactttaaaacaaactacgtataactaccacattataactgagtgaatgtaaaatgtaagtatgaagacactcctaaaataacattactttctgaagcacaatttaaaatgtatgctgtttaaaatctcaaattagatttattgtccatctatatttagattattatttagtgGAAACCGTCCATAATCAAAGAGTCACTCGAAgtcaatcaaatacttatttcacttccTTCTGTTTTtgtacaagaataaataaaaaactgtcaaaTTATCAAAGACTTATTTCCCTCCAGGGGGacagcaggacaccccatctagtcactcagagagaatcaggaacatctgatgtagagtttcaaaataaaagacctttgaagtctcatatattAGCTATCATCCCTCTGTTTTTAGATAAGAATCAAACTAAATATATCCAGTATCAAAGACTTATTTAACTTCAGGgggatagcaggacaccccatctagtcactcagagagAATCAGGAACATCTGATGtagactttcaaaataaaagacctttgaagtctcatatgggctatcgtccttctgtttactttttatacaagaataaataaaaaactgtgaaattatcaaagacttatttcactccagggtgacagcaggacaccccatctagtcactcagagagAATCAGGAACATCTGATGaagactttcaaaataaaagacctttgaagtctcatataagagctatcgtccttctgtttgAATCCAAGTTCAAATGTTCGAATTACATTGAACCAGAAttgtcccccttttttcttCAACAGTGAAGGACATTGGACATGTTGATGAGACATTGACCGCAAAACTCAAAAAGTCCTCGGTTTTAATTTAgaaaatctggtcaccttagtatatcagtatgtagatgTTAGTcgctgcagaccatttacatgcactaaacccTACAGAACTACAGTGGAGGGGCGATCACAGAAAGCACTGTAGGGCTTCTCTTTGAAGCCAAATGACACATATTGTCTCCGTTTGTCTTTGTGTTTTTAGGCATGAAGCTCAGGAGATGTGGAACAGCATCTACCAGCTGGAGTCTGAGAAGTTCGACCACACGGAGTACATGAAGCACCAGAAATACGAGGTACGACTGGGATTAAAAACACACATGTTAAACATTAGGGTCACCTCTCACTTCCTGCTGTGCTCCCCTGCAGATCATCGTGCTGCTGAACAGAATCCAACACGCTCAGAAGTTGTGAGTACTAacttttatactttttttaaaactgcTGTTCATCTCTTCCTATAAAGCCCCTAAAGTCACACCGTCCCGAAatggacacccgatggacacacgataaaggaaacgttcaaattcggctgatcgtagcatcgggccgttcgtgagggcatctaagccatcgtacgaCCGCCGGGGGAGTtcctcaggctccggcagcaacttcgtgagcggcatcTTCATatggcactcgtgagggcatcttgtcgaatcgtgtcatcttcgtgttatcatcgagcattcgccctcactctgatcggggcgaatgcccgatggcaccgaggataacacgatgccctcacgatggccttacgaagggcgacacggacacacgaattcaacacgaaaatgaaccttctcgAGGTCCGTCGGCAGtttgttggcatgccaaagattttgccgccgctcacgaagttgctgccggagcctgagaaactccaccggcggtcatacgaaggcttcagacgccctcacgaacggcccgatgttgctacgatcacagccgaatttgaacgtgtcctttatcgtgtgtccatcgggttgttttgttgcacaacaaaatcatgtacacatattatgtaaataacccaatttgtgttctgtgaaactaaaaaggatatcatatattattttgaaggcgagttgacaggaagttgttgttgctatggaaacaacaacatgacgtaatatcttctacatataaagacggagaaagtaaagaacaaagtctgaagatatcagtgcagtatcatagtactgtaacataattgtttgtggtactttcattgcagttgtatttcttaaatgtaacgtaaatgttgccttcgtgcgaaattcacaattccatattcgtgtgtccatcgggtggaCACtacgggacagtgtgacaggggcttaaaggAAATCGTGTCCTCTGTCTTATTACTTGGTACCTCATCTCTTTTGGTTTCAGGAGGAATTTATCCCTAGATCAATATTTTCTTTACGAGTCTGGCGCTTCTCGTGAGTTTCGGGGAAGCGTCCAAACATATTCACGCCTGTGCGCAATTACAAAAACCAATCTGACAATAACTCTCTGGGAGTCTCCCTCCACCGGCTTCACCCATAAGTGAATACCTTTCTCTGTTGATTGACATCTGACACAGCCAATGGGGATCACCctctctttggataaaagccttgTTTTCGACGGGCGACTGTCAATCCAATGCGGGACATCGGCTACATGTGACAGTGATGGACTGGGTTAAAGGTTCGATACCTAAGCAACATGCTCCCCCCCCTCGTTATAACCCTCCTTGTGTTTCTGCCCTGCAGTAAGAAGATCCTCGGCAAAGGGAAGGTGGCCGGTCGCTGGAAGTAAAGGAGGCGAAGAGGAGAAAT
Coding sequences:
- the LOC117441052 gene encoding troponin T, slow skeletal muscle-like, whose protein sequence is MSDVEEEYEEQEAEEEVEPEEVEEEDEEQRVEVEEDEERHEHQEHHDREVQEEEEERPKPKPLVPQLAPPKIPEGDRVDFDDIHRKRMEKDLLELHTLIDVHFDQRKKDEEELISLKDRIENRRSERAEIHRVRTEREKDRQNRIADERNRKEEDEAKKKAVDDLKKKKVLSGMGNFGGFLAKAETRKGKRLTGLEIKKKTLGERRKTLNVETMREDALKHEAQEMWNSIYQLESEKFDHTEYMKHQKYEIIVLLNRIQHAQKFKKILGKGKVAGRWK